A region of the Ptychodera flava strain L36383 chromosome 22, AS_Pfla_20210202, whole genome shotgun sequence genome:
CATACCTACAGATAGATTTGGCGACAACTATCTATTTCAAGCAAAAAATGCCACACATAGTTGTAAAGACGATTTTCAAATGATCAGAAGCAGGTTAATTACCCACAATGATTGACCTTTAACTTTGCAAGCTTTGTATGTCTACAATATTCGtcatttttcatgatattttcaaagGTTGAAACCAAGGCACCATCGATCCAGGTCTGTTGTCACGTgataaaaatagcaaaatgtgaaaaattggaTATGTACTTGTATTTAGGTACTTACCGATCACTTTAATATCGATGTCGTTATCTACTTCAGACCGTGACATGGCTTGTGTTTTTCGAATGAGAGACGATCCAAAATCAAGTACTCTCCCGTGACGGTCAATTAATGACTGAATGGTTTCTCAAACTCACTCACACATCTGTGATACTGAATGTGTACTCTCAAACTCACTAACACATCTGTGACATTGAAAGTGACGCTCTGTGAATCCGCGTTGTCTTCGCTACCGTAACTAACAACAAAAATTACCTTCTCTAATAATGTCAACACTCGCTGCTGTGCACCACAATGGagaacgtgtaaaattattgatAACAGTGCCTACTGTACAGCATCCGAATCAGCATTAAAACCCTGTGGTGTCTTGTAGATTCAATTAAAAACGAACCTTAGCTTCTGTATGTTTGATATGTTGCGATATTCTCCAGAATACGACGTGGTGACAAAGGATTATTTCCGTCTAATGAGAAACCAATAAACCTTTTCTTCAGCATAAATCCCTGATATCGGTATGGCTTGACGAGAACTACCTCTCAGCGACGACTTATCCGaatctgaatttcaaaataagcTTATCGTCACTTGCAGCTTGTTGGAAATCCGAAGTCAAACGGTCTACTTAGGAAGATCATCACATTTCTCAGGGAAAACCGTCGTTTGTTTACAGTTCTTTGCTAAGCTGGTTTTAGTCGCCTAGAAAGACAAGTTGACGTATTTGCTATAGGTCTGAAAGTTCAACAACGTTAGTACTGCCTTCGTCTTACGCAATGACACTCTAAATTACCGGTCTATTTCAAATATGATGAGATATGCCGTGCAACCTGTTTAATTTACGTTCGTTTGCTTTGACTAGCAGAGAGCTCTTAACTCCACTATGACCAGACTATGGTCGTTCACACAGTCTGTGCAATGTTACGAATGAAAAACTCAGAGCGTTGACAAGGTAGTAGTTTCAGTGTTGGCCATTCAGTGTTGACTAACCCATCTTTAGTTGTCATGGCAAATCTGAAGAATACAAGTCGAATCCATGTGATTGAATAATGTCCATTTAATAAATGTAACTAATGTCTCCATTTTTCATCCAAAACGCGCGTTATCAACTGATGTTGCGGGTAATTTGCAGAGTATGACagacctttgaccttttacAGATAACAGAATATGCATTCTTGTTGACAGATAGATACACCTATATTCATTTGCTTCGTACGCAGTACGGTTACAACTTTGTCAATGTTTGTTTGTCAAGTTTACGTAGTAATATAGGTTTGTGCTCAAAATTGTGCCTCGAAAGACAAGTCAACAGCATAACACCTATAGGTGACGATACACATACTGATTTACGATAAATGATTGGCTACATATCCTGAATATTTTGGATTTGCAGTCATGATTGCAAAAGGTAAACTTTTTTGCATGCAAATGCTGCAAAATTAAAGAAAGCTATCTGCTTCAAGATATTCTTGACTATAACATcagaatttgcaaatttaacacAAATTTATAATTTAAAATACAGAATTCAAAAGATAAGGCTGTCTTTACAAAATTCTTAATTAATTCTACTTGAGTAGCGAAATGTAGGAAATGTTTCTTGGAGAAACTCATCAACTTAAACAATCTCCACATAACTGTGATGTTTATAAATCTCGTTTGCTATCAGGTATGAGAATTTGTTTTGCTGCCACGGATGGACAATCGATTCTCTTTctaaaagtttgtttttgttttgttttgtttttttggtcaaatttgcaAAATCTATTCAGTTTAAGTTTTGGGCGGGCCATCTTTAAATTCACTCTTCGGCATTTTTAGGTTGTGGCCGTCACAGCAACAAATCTTTCCTTGAAATTGTTTTCAGTTGTTCAGTCACGGAGGGAACAAATCTAGGTACCCATTATGTATATAGCATTCATGTAGTACAATGTTCTTGTAGACTCCGGCGACGCCGCTCTCACACAGCCGAATATTTCGGTCTTATGTTCTTGATGCCTGAAAACAAAGATTGATCACTGCGTTGTCGTGAAATAGCTTTCATAGGATAACATTTGAACTTGAAACATATTCTACCTTTAGTACGTTGAACTAAGAGAAGAATGTTTTAAAACCACACAAATTTGCCATCTGGAAGTACTACATATTCTGAAATTGAGCGGCGTTAAAAGATTTTCTTTGAAGTCAAGGTGTCGCTGAGGGCGGTGTTCTAATTCTATCACATCTTGCACTCTTCAAATTTCTTGATAATCCATTCTGAGGAGAGGTACTTTGCTCTTTGTTCTATTTCTTTTTTGGCAAAACGTTTTCCTTGTACTTGTCAACGACATTGCCTGCTGGGTTGTAATTGAACACTGCGTATACATCTTTGCTGTCTTTCGGGTTGACGCAGTATCCAATGCCAAGTTCACGACTTGATTTCCAGACAACTTGTGTAAAGTGACCTGATAATGTATAAAGAATCACACTATCACTATACCAGAATCAATTTTGCCATGGGAGGTGTGAGGTGTGTGTCGCATTTCAACTTTGCGGATTTATTCAGTCGGCTGTAATGAGGATCACTGGCGATTACGGTCAAGAATAGATCGTTTGACCGTTTCATTTGTACTCGATAACTTTTCACTGAATGACCGCTGCCAAACGTGACTGTATTATAATACAAAATCCAAGGTTTCCTGCCTGTAGTCTCCATCTGAACCCAGTCAGGTTAGGGTGTTTGAGATTTGCTTCTACAGTGATGGCTGTTATTGATGTTTAGAAAGGATTCTTTCTAGTTGCGACACACTTAcaaaggatgatgatgatgtgtcTTTATTAAATATGTGAGCTATGATGCAATCCAATCAAGAGAAAAAGGCGAAAACGTAAAACAACTTTAAAAAGCAAGTAAAACAACCATATGACCTCATAAAAACGATAGTGGATGGTGTGCCTTGTATTGAGGCCGCGCTGTGTGAATATAGTCTCTTCGCATACTTGTTTGAAAACGGGGATTTTGGTCGTCAGGCGACGCCTTGCAGAATTTACGTCGAGGAGATCATAAAAAAATATAGACTACGAAGAGTGAAAAAACGTTAagcaggagagagagagggagagagaggggggagagacagacagacagacagacagacagacagagacagacacacagagagacagagaaaggcTTATCAACTAACCTGTTGCCGGTGAGTGTTCTGGTCTATTCCAGTCATATTGGTTGATTTCGTTGTAAAGTTTTTCTACTGCTTGATTTCCTGACAAGGATGGAAGGGAAAGAATGTCGTTGAATATTTATACGAGTATAATTGCAAGATTCAAGATCAAACccaatgaaaatatcatcaaacgcTCTGCTCGCTAGCGCTTCTATTTATTGCGAAATCTCTGTTCAGAAAATGTTCAAAAGCACAGACGCCTACAATAATAAAATAGATACATTTACCTGTCATTCCGGTTTGACTTTTCTGCCAAGCAATGCATTCTCCATATTTTCTATTCGATCGGTGTTCTAGCTTACCGGCTTTTGCGAGGCGGTCTGCCCAATTTTGAGCgtatttatttaatttcttgGTCATCTTCAACGTGGGAACGCCATGCGCCTTCCGATAAGAATTGTGGGCGTTGAGGGCGTCGTTCCTGAACGTGTCCCTTTGCGCTGGAAATAAATCGTgaacattgtgttaattttcttgtgtgtgtttttcagccgcttagacgcctacattttcccattttgagtggacgcaaaacaaagaatttaattactttggcatTAGTCAATTACCAAGTTGCCCAAACTCAGGATGAGGATGCTGTAAACATCTACGACACAACTACAGGGAACTTCAGGCGAAATTATTTATCTAAAATGTCAACGATTTATCTGTTAAAACCACAAGAAGCCAAGCGAAAATAAAACATGCACCGATGTCGTTCAATCTCGGCAAGGAACTTGACATTTGGCAATGTCAGGTGTTTAATAGTTTCCTGAGTTCAATATAAAGTTTAAGATTCAAATGATACACATTCTAATTCATGACTGAACCAAATCTTTTCAAGTTGTGTATCGTAAgtacatacatatttatttcattaacCAGTTTCTTATCATCATAATATATGAATTCTAATGCAAGTAATTTTCTGACAGCCTTGTCTTTCCTGTAATAGATAAAGAATTGTGAGATCGTATGAAGCAGTAACGTAAACCGTGTACCAAGGGGTAGATTATTACAATGTGCTTGAAAAAAACTTCCTCTTTTATGCGCTTCCGGTGGCATTGATTTGCATACAGGCTGTTAAGATTTATTGTCATCTCGACGATTCTCGGTCGGCGCATCAACTGACCGGGGCAACGTAAAATGACGTCGAACTTTCGTTTCATGAACGTCATGAAAGTCTGAGTGTTTGTTATCAACCGTTCAAATAAATTCCATGGATCCGAGGAATAGTATGTTAGCCTGTACAACATCCACACTGCAGTAGTTACACGAAACTTTTACAGGTATATTCAGCCTGAGTGTAGATCAATATGTTTGTACTGCTGAATTATGCTATGACGTATTTTTAAATGCTACCATGATTGGAAATGTtgatatcaaaataaattattttaaatgtaaTAGCTATTGGCACAACTTGATCAAAAGCTAATGTTTTATTCTTAAGTTCGTCACATAAACGAGGAAAATCCAGTAATATCATCTTGTACAGACACGATAGAAATTCCAGACTGGCTAATGTTTATTTCTGAATGTACAGCTGGTCGTAAAGACACTGCATGATTCACCATTTTCCACACCACCCCGATTTTAAGACCAATACAAGTTGGTATGCATCACCTATGAATTCGTGTAGCTTCAGTGTGTTTCTCTTGAACCCATGAAGATTTCAGATTTTGACATTGCAGTAAATGTATTATAGTGGCAACACATAGTCCAAATACCAATACAGTATCTTGCACGTCATTCCTTATGCCTCTATGCTTAATACACATACAATACACAAAATGAACCAAAACGAATTTTAGAATACAAATCAGTGCTCTGCAGTCGATTTTACCAATGTGCATATACACGAGGAGGCCAGTGGACTATTGCCTTGTCAATGAAAACTTGATGACGTATCCAAAGAGGCATGCGATTCGTAACAGCGACGTTGAAAGATAAGACATACTAACACAGTTAATGCACTTTTGGTGATTaattactttgaaaaagctCAACGACTGTGGACGTATGTTAATCATTGTGTATCGTTTGTCAGGCAAGTTGTACTGTAAGTTTGTCAATTTGAAACTTGATCGATAATATACCAGAGATTGGAAGCTGGTGTTGCATGCATTCACGTCATTCTATGTTCTTGTATGCATGCATACCGGGAATGCATACGATGACGGACGTCTTCATGTCTTGTTACTCAGCAACCACTGCACAAACGATCACGATGGTATGCGTACTTACATTCTGTTACGACggtaaaagtaaaaatatacttTCGCGTGCTTGGCGCGTGATTACGGTCTCTTGAGATTTGTAAGACAAACACAGGGGGATGCTGTTACCTTGTCACATATTCATCTTTGAGATCAAACTGTATCATTTTAAGTTAGAATGAGATGGGCATTTTGATAAAACGTATCATTTTAAGCAGAATGAGATCAAATTGACTGTCAGAATGATATGGGCATTAGATCCATCATGCTTTTGTGAATGATCAAGTATGTCGTAAGCCACTCATATAAGCTGCTTCACTGTACCCTAACTATCTCTGTCCTTTAATTCTGGGATTTTGGAGAGTTTTAGAGGATAGAAACGGTCGACAAATGTTGCGTTCATACTATTGTTaataaaagtataaaaaaaaatatgtgatcTGTGATGGAAAGGGAGGTTTTAGGTACGTCGTGCTATTTTAAACAGGTTGAAAGCAAATCATCGCAATTGTCGAAAAAGCGTTCTTAGAAGGAATTTCCAACGAAAAGACGGTATAGCTTCACTGTACAAAGCTGTTGCGAGCTTAGACATTGAGTTAATTGCGGTGGGAATTCTCGGTTGTTGATAAATTAACCCATCATACTTAACATTCCACCGTGTGATCTATGTagttaggccgcgttcaaaaaaatggttagggggggctggaggaatcgtgattgaaatcttttttttttcagatcccccccctcgataccctcaaaaattttcaagtcccccccctcaataccctcaaaaattttcaagtcccccccccccaaattaccatatagcagCATAtatattaggaatgcacgcagagtgaaaaaaaacatgtaatgtgtcgttctgcacgcaaatgttcaacactacctcttatcagcaggttgtagagccatatacctatggcaagttcttaaattgattcatttttaaatgcatcagtgaactttttggatttctcagtctaagccgacttaaGTTTATCCAACtgtggccagttcaatggcaccagctgaaaagcacacaaaatgacaatcatgagggagtatgaaaattgtgtattctagctacgtttaaccaaattgtgaaaaaatgagcacagtgacctactgaaaattttttttcaaaagtacaagacatacaacttagatgccacttataaaatgttttacgaaattgacaatactggaaggttaaaatattccatgaaattaatgttttaatctcagaaattttgggtgtaataatggcaaatttgataaaaaataaaagattccatttagtcacacatttttccctttaaattagagtctttactgtttaaagttttacttttgtgttattggtacaatgagatgtgaaaatttcattcactgcatgaacggttttatatattgattttaagtgattttagaaaaactgacttttcatcatacatttgtataagatcaagtatggtgaccccatctttttttctctaatatttgattgttctcatatgccagaattcaaaaatccatggtaactgttagtcccctatgtgttgctctctggctggatcttgtgtacaagtagatgtatgtttcactgtcaattgagtgtcctatgaccgaaactcttcttaaactacatcagagtcagagctacatgtatcactgtcactgccagtatgtagtagcagggcagtagttgtattaactttttattttgacaatatttttgttcagtttatacaattgtgttcttgttctactccctacagaatgttgagctatccagtattcagcttgccaacacagcctacatgtaccgtgcatttgcatcattcaattatcaccaatatttagacaaacgggctttgttgaaaaactgaatattgtgtttttcagcagcatgctgtagagagacaccaagaaactgtgtgataaattgcatagaaatgttgaaaaattatcaacagttgtagctcctgccccattacaaggccaacttgttctacgaaaatttaatgacattcatacatttttagactttttcgagattaaagacataaaatgagACAAAGCGGTTCTgggttttgtttaattattactaacattagaaccattggacgacatcaaaatgttgggagtcaaaatattttcaggtccccccccctataggcagagcaaaactttcaagtccccccccctccactaccccaaaaattttcgaatcccccccctgaattcctccagcccccccccccaccactttttttgaacgcggccttagatAATATGGCGTTTCTTTAAAGTTCAGACAGAAGCTCAAACTTACAAACATAGATTTGTCCCTAGTCTGTGGGCATACAAATAgcaaaacagagaaattaaaGCACAGACTATAAAGGGCTTGTTAAAGGGGCAGATAACATTGATCGATAAGAAAGCTAGCATTCATTATTCTACTTATACAAGTGTATGTATCAATGAATGTGAATCGCAACTAAACGACCGCCAAACGTGCCGAACGTGTCTGTTGAATGACGATGCCTTCGTATATTTATTCCCGTATGACATCATACCAGTACAGAGGCTGGCATTGCGACTTGAAACTGTTACACATTGCAAAGCTAAGAATTTGACACCATGGTTGCCCGTGACGATGTGACTCAGAAAAAAAGAtggttttttattattattttcagagATGGGCTTGTCAGAGATTCCATGTACTGTGTGTACGAAGGAAATTGAATTTACAGGAACCCACTCAATGCACGCTGTTTGACTTCGTTATAAGCTTGGCGGTTGGAAATATTTTGCAGCAAAAGTGATATGCAACTGACGGAAGTCTGACTTTAATTTAAACTGGTCACCTCGGCGTTGCGTTGCACATTCCTTGTCTCTTATCAGATTACGGAGAAGTAGACAAGTTGAAAGCACGGCTATAAGAAGTGGCAATGTGATGTTAAGTACATCTTGCAAAGACTTGACAAGGGGCGGTTGACCAGATGCCTAGAACACTGTTCAATATATATCGAATACGAACATCATTTTGGTGTACAATGTACACATCTGTTAACCCTCTTGTCCGCCTTCACTTTATCAAATCCCCTTTCCCAGTCTTTCTCTGTAAGAGACTAAAATTGGGAATTGAAGAAGCTTGCTTTGGATTTGGAGTTGCGTCATAGATGCATCTCTCTTATCGAAATTGTGAACTGAAAGTTCACATATACATCTGATCTTCGTCGACTGCATGGATGATATGTGCTGGATCTATTTCAAGACACACATTAACATTCAATCTGTCTTCGAGATTAAACCATCTGGGTCCGACTTGCCTACTTATACTATTCGTCTGTCATTTTGTCTGTTCAGAGATGGACTAGAAAGCACTGGTGgactttgtgaaaaattcaaCGCAACAAAGTTCACGTTTACAGCTATCAAACAAATGTATAAAGGGGCACAATTTCATTCTTGTTTCGAATACTTACCCTTACTGATGTTTACTCTGCTCGATTTCTGACCCATTTCACTCACAAATTGTAAAACCAACCTCGTAGCCCTTGGCCAACTTCTTAGATTTATACAGTATCAAACGAGGTCACACACGTTGCTTCACATTAAAATGGCCTCAGAGTATATATTATATGAAATCTCGTCATGTGTCACGGGTTACAGATTCCAATCATTGGGATGCAAGTCAGTGACACAAAGCAGTAGGAAGGGCTATGCAACGCCTGACCAACAATCGCATGGGGGCGCCCGTCGAAATGTGACTGGAAATTGTTAATACAACGATAAATGATCGCGTTGTCAAAGAGGCATAAGGCGTTATTAGTTCCAGCAAGAGTgcataatataataaatttatgatgatGAAAACTGTTgctaaaaatttaatattttcatcattattttaaaaGGCACCCTACTTCTCTTGAATCCTGAATGGCGATCAGTTCTCATGGCAATTCACGCAATTGTAGTACAGACCCTGTtcttaataaatttatgattttgaaaattcttgataaaaatttacatttctttcataattttatacctacaaAGGTACCCTACAACACTCGAATCCTAAATGATGATCattatttatgccaaattcatgcAGTTGTAGCACAGACCCtcaaaaatatgatcaatattatAGTACAACTGTAGCATTGCACAGTGTCTTGATGCACTGCCACGGTACTACCTCGGCAGACTttctaaggggtggaccattctATATCCTGGGGGTCTAGAAGATTTTCGAGAAGCTACCTTACCAATCATCCAgacaccccccccccatatcaaatggtccaccctacACAGTAAATAATAGGAAGGAGCCGGTGACATTCCAAGCAGTGCACAGGCCTTCCAAAAACTCACGTTTTCTTCACTGCTGCTTCCTGATTTCCAAAATTTCTACCgcattagggagcgttcagtttttacggcctgggggggggccggcaaaatcttgtcgccggtgttcaaaaaaatatagacccccctgcattgtttgtgaaaaaaagatgaccccccccccctttgtcagacgaaaaaaattgatgaaccccccccccccccctgaaaaataaccaaaacccatatgtcaaatttacccgcatggtttggatttgaactctggtacgcggcgcactttattcgtgtagcagagatgccagtgcacaaacttctcagccacatccattgaaacgtctgttaattaggacgactgtaaggcaatttttaacttcatttccatagagaactcatgtccatggacattgtatacaGTAAACTCTATTGGAGTGGTTcaccaaaggcagccctccggttaagagggtcatgggccattacgtaaagtcaactttattctagtgggccaccaaaggtggcccgccggtaagagggtcgatcatggctattgcataaagtagactttactggacagggccactgaaggcgcgcggccattaacattattcagtgcgtgatcccaggggtccctcaaaatgtttttaatacaagccgcggcttcaattgggaattttacggtaagattgccgtggggtattacataaagtcaatttattgtagtgagccgccgcaggcggcccgccggtaaagagggtcaatcatggccattgcatgaagtaaacctaattggagtggccGCCAAAGGctgtctgcccgttaagagggtcatgggtaatacataatgtatatttattgtagtgggccaccCAAGgcggcccgctggtaaagagggtcgatcaaggccattgcatgaagtaaacctaattggagtgggccgccaaaggcgtctgcctgttattaagagggtcatgggtaatacataatgtatatttattgtagtgggccaccgaaggcggcccgctggtaaagagggtcgatcaaggccattgcatgaagtaaacctaattggagtgggccgcaaaaggcgtctgcccgttaagagggtcatgggtaatacataatgtatatttattgtagtgggccgccttcggcggcacgccggtaaagagggtcgatcatggccatggcataaagtgaactttattgttggtattatgtttttgaaatgtggtgacccccctttcctaccagtgaaaaagcgatgacccccctttgcggcttccaaaattacgatgaccccctgGATTTTTGTCCCTAGGGCATGTCCTGGCTGCAATACTGTGTAcagatattgttatgtaggtcatttccccccacactcatcatgacctgagttcaattagtctagaacattctcaaggtcactgcccttaatgacctcacaaccttgaattcaattagtcatgtttggaatgttctggaaagttgattagttgtgtaagagagataattttagaacagtaattagcatgtcaataaaagttctagattgttcttatatgcctttataaaagggacgtgctcagcttccagtcagacttttgggatcgtgtctcttgtgtgttactaaactccagcagtagtcattcttaagacttttcaagaccttcactgccaacgctggatttatactgtggactttatgcatcttcaagcctgcaaggactgttcattcatccaactgactgttacaactctgagactggagctttgccgtcccagctgagataagtagtctgtacacttttaaagcttatattttatccctgacttagcaattagttttatttttgtaataaattttgtttaaacgtaaactgctgagttcacccttttgttcgtatcctcggcacgtaacaaaattgggggctcgtccgggatacgaatattttgagccgttgacaacattttgacaccttttcaaaactactatatactgtgaactcagcgaaatttaatcatggcggaatttaaaccagaggaaatggatgaccttgatcaggacacatttgattccctcagaaaagacgacctcataacactggccaatttccttaaggtagaagttaaacgatctatgcgcaagcgagaaatacagttcaagattgcaaaacatttagttaaatcaggccatttgaggagtctgccttaaaagattatgagcccgagtctacctctgaactcagaaaattagaattagaaatgcagacaaatttggagatcaagaaactagaattacaaatgagagagaaagaattacaaatggaagaaagacagagagagaaagatagcaGGAAAGAttaaaaatggaagaaagacagaaagagagggaattggaaatgaaagaaaaagaattgcaaatggaagaaagacaaagggagaaagaaagagaggaaaaagaaaaggaaagagaattagcagaacaccgactgcagttagaaataagacgtttagagcttggacagtcaggaaaatccttcccctcacacggttttgacatcactaa
Encoded here:
- the LOC139123129 gene encoding Golgi-associated plant pathogenesis-related protein 1-like, with protein sequence MGQKSSRVNISKAQRDTFRNDALNAHNSYRKAHGVPTLKMTKKLNKYAQNWADRLAKAGKLEHRSNRKYGECIAWQKSQTGMTGNQAVEKLYNEINQYDWNRPEHSPATGHFTQVVWKSSRELGIGYCVNPKDSKDVYAVFNYNPAGNVVDKYKENVLPKKK